Below is a genomic region from Burkholderiales bacterium.
GCTAAATGCGCGTCGCGAAAGGGGAGCCCTTTCCGCACCAGATAATCGGCAAAATCGGTTGCCGTGGCGTGGCCTTGAGATGCGATCCTCCTCATTGCCTCGCGGTTGACCCTGATTCCGGGCAGCATCACGGCGAAAATCGCCAAACTGTTCCTAACCGTGTCTACCGTATCGAACAGCGGCTCCTTGTCTTCCTGGTTGTCCTTGTTATACGCGAGCGGTTGCGCTTTCATCAACGTGAGCAGCGCCACCAGATGCCCATTGACTCTGCCGGTTTTACCGCGCAGGAGCTCGGCCACGTCGGGATTCTTTTTCTGCGGCATGATGGATGATCCTGTACAGAAGCGATCGGCGATCTCCACGAAGCCGAATCCCGGGCTCATCCACAATATCAGCTCTTCGGCAAAACGCGAAAGATGCATCATGATGAGCGCCGCGCAAGCGGTAAACTCAATCGCAAAATCGCGATCCGAAACTGCATCTAGCGAGTTTTCGCAAACTCCGTCGAATTCCAGTTCCTTTGCTACGCGCATGCGGTCTATTGGGTAACCCGTGCCGGCAAGAGCCGCGCTTCCCAACGGCAGCTGATTCAACCGTTTCCGACAATCGCCCAGCCGTTCACAATCGCGCTTCAACATTTCGTAATAGGCCAGCAAGTGATGTCCAAAAGTTACCGGCTGCGCGACTTGCAAATGCGTAAACCCCGGCATTACGGTTGCAGGGTGCTTTTCTGCAAGGTCGACCAATGCGCGCTGCGCCGCCTGGATGAGATTCGATATGTCATCAATTGCCTCGCGCAAATACAGCCGCACATCGGTTGCGACCTGGTCGTTTCTTGAGCGCGCAGTATGCAGCCGCTTGCCGGCATCGCCGATTAAGGCGATGAGGCGGCTTTCGATGTTCATGTGTACGTCTTCCAGCTCCAGGCGCCAGGGAAATTTGTTTGAGGCTATTTCGTCGGCTATTTGCCGCAAGCCTTTTTCGATTGCCGCGAGGTCCTGTGCGCTCAAGACGCCGATAGCCCTCAGCATGCGCGCGTGTGCAACCGACGCACGGATGTCGTATGGTGCAAGCCGTTTGTCGAAATCGACAGAGGCGGTATAGCGTTTTGTCAATTCCGCTACCGGCTCACTGAATCGTCCTGACCGGGTTGTTGAACTCCCGGGCTTGATCTTTTTTGCCATGGATGCCAGCTTGTCAAAAACAGTGCTGTGTGTAACGCTTAGCGCCAGAAATCGATAATGGATGCTACAAAAAGTGGCAAGTATAAATCAAAATGCATATCCAGGCGCTTTGCCGAACTTCCGCAACCTGGGCATTCTGCTGCGGATTTTACTGTTGGTAAATGCTGTGTGCCTGATTGCCGCCGTTGTAAAAAGCACCTCGCTAGAACAAACATTACAGGAATTCACCGCCATAGCAGCACTGGCGGAGCCGATATTGATACTAAGCCTCCTGGTACTGATGGTGGGCGGTCCTTGGCTTAGCAAGCTGCCGTTTTATCGGGGAGCAGGTATTGTGCTGGTGCTGGAACTATGCATAACCACATTGGTGTACCGATTGGGCGGGAATTTTTTCGGGGGCGGGATCGCTCCACTGGAGCGTCTATGGTTCTTCACGCTGCTGATGACAGCGGCGCTGATCGTCTATTTCAACATGCTAAGCCGTCTCCTTTCGCCGGCGCTTGCCGAATCCCGTTTGCAGGCATTGCAGGCGCGCATCCGGCCCCATTTTCTGTTCAACAGCATCAATGCTGTGTTGAGCCTGATTCGAAGCGATACCAAGCGCGCCGAGGTTGCGCTTGAGGATCTCTGCGATTTATTCAGAGTCCTGATGGCGGACAATCGTCAACTCTCGACCTTGGAGCAGGAAGTGGATCTGTGCCGGCGCTATCTGAGTCTCGAGCAGTTGCGTCTCGGCGAGCGGTTGCAGGTCGAGTGGCATATTGATAACATGCCGCGCGATGCCCAGATTCCGCCGCTGGTGCTCCAGCCGCTCTTGGAAAATGCCGTGTATCACGGCATCGAACCGCGAACAGAGCCCGGCGTTATCAACATTAATATATTTCTCCGGAATGACCAGGTGCAAATCGTGCTGCGCAATCCCTACCAACGCGAGGGTACTCATCACGCCGGCAATAAAATGGCGATGGAAAATATCCGCGAGCGCTTGAGCCTGCATTTTGACGTGGAAGCAAGGCTGACTGCCGGGCTGCGGGGGAATTTGTACCAGGTGCAGATCGTCATGCCTTATTTGCGTTCGGAAAAATGACCGGCCCCTTGCGCATCATAATCGCTGACGACGAAACGCCGGCGCGCAACCGGCTGAGAGAGCTGCTGGCCGATTGCGCACCCGCCGTTCCGCACGAGTTGGTCGGGGAAGCCGCAAACGGGCGCGAAGCGGTAGAACTTATGTCGCGAGTGCCCGCGGATCTGCTGTTGCTCGATATCCGCATGCCGGAAATGGACGGCATCGAAGTAGCCCGCCATTTGCTGAGCCTGCCGCAAATGCCTGCTGTCATATTTACCACGGCATATGATCTTTACGCGATTCAGGCTTTTGAAGTGAATGCGGTCGATTATCTGTTGAAACCGGTGCGCAGCGAGCGCCTGCTGGCTGCTTTGCAAAAAGCCAGCCAAATGCGGCCTCCCGGGCAGGAACAATTGCAAAAACTCGCACGCCGGCCACGCACCTGTCTAAGCGTGCAAGAGCGCGGCAAAATCGTCCTCATTCCAATCGGCGAGATCATATTTCTAAAGGCCGAACAAAAATACGTAACGATACGAACCAATGAACGCGAGTACCTTCTTGAAGAATCGTTAACCAACCTGGAGCAAGAATTTGTTGCTAACTTTATACGCATCCACCGCAATTGCCTGGTCGCCAAGAACAGCATTACCGGTTTTGAAAAGGTTGCGGAGGATGGTGGCGACTCGCACTGGGAGGTGGTGCTCAAGGGTGTGCAGGAAAAACTGCCGGTCAGCCGCCGCCAGCAATTCATAGTAAAAGAATTCGCGAAGTAAACGGGGTTGGTCAAGTCCATGCGCTGCCAAGCTCTGGCGCGCGTCATGCTAAAATATGATCGCGAAAAACAGCAGTCTGTTATACGCGCGATCGGCCGGAATACATTTTGAGCAATTCATCGCTTAGCGCAACGCCTGCCAGAATTGTCATCGCTTCGCGCGAGAGCGCGCTCGCACTGTGGCAGGCGCGCTTCATTCAGCACAGACTCAACGCGTTGCACCCGCAGCTTCCCATCAGTATTTCCGGCATGACGAGCCTGGGCGACCGTTTGTCCGATGTTCCTCTCGCCAAAATCGGCGGCAAGGCGCTTTTCGTCAAAGAATTGGAAGAAGCGTTGCAGCAGGGAGCCGCAGACATCGCAGTGCACTCGATGAAAGACGTGCCCATGCGGTTGCCGCCCGGTTTTACCGTGGCGGCGATTACCGAGCGCGAGGATGCGCGCGATGCGTTTGTATCAAACAGCTTTCCGGACCTGGACGCGTTGCCCGAAGGTAGCGTCGTGGGAACATCCAGCCTGCGCCGGGAGAGCCAGCTGCGCGCGCGCTATCCGCACCTCAAGGTGAACTCATTGCGCGGCAACGTCGAGACTCGGCTAAAAAAGCTCGACCAGGGCCAATATGCGGCAATTATCCTAGCGGTCGCCGGATTAAAAAGATTGGGTCTGGAAGGACGCGTGACGGCGTTGTTGACTCTGGACCAAAGCCTGCCTGCGGCCGGTCAAGGCGCGCTGGGAATTGAATGTTTGAGCAAGCGCGAAGACCTTGTGCGGCTGTTGCAGCCGTTGAACCACCATCAAACCTATGTGTGCGTGGTTGCGGAACGAGCGATGAGCAGAATACTTGGCGGCAGTTGCCAGGTGCCGCTCGGGGCGTATGCCCAGCTGCAAGGCCGCGAAATATATTTGCGCGGCTTTATCGGTACGCCCGACGGCAGTCACGTGGTAAGCGCTGAAGTACGAGGTGAAGCGAGTAAAGCGGAGACAGTGGGCGAGGTATTGGCAAAAGCGCTGCGCACCAAAGGTGCAGACAAAATACTCGCGCAACTGGAAGGGCAAGGCACATGATGACTACCGGACCCAGCGCCCCGTCAGCGGCACACCGGCAGGCGTTAACCGGCCGCAATATCGTAGTAACGCGTCCAGAGAAACAGGCCAAAGAACTTGCTGAATTAATCCGGGCCGAAGGAGGCCGCGCGATTCTGTTTCCGGCGGTGGAAATTATTGGCGCCGCGGATCTGCGACCGCTGCGCGATTCAATAGACCGCCTCGAGCAATTCGACATGGCCATATTCGTTAGCGCCAACGCTGTGACCAATGCGATGAGCGCGATCGTCAAACGCCGCACTTTGCCCGAAACGCTGCGAATTGCCGCGATCGGCGCCGCAAGCCGAAATGCATTGCTGCGCTACGGCGTCAAACAAGTGATTCACCCTACTTCGCGCTATGATAGTGAAGCGCTGCTTGATTTGCCGGAGTTGCGCGACGTTGTAGACAAGAACATCGTAATATTCCGCGGCCAGGGCGGGCGCGAATTGCTGGGCGAAATTCTTAGAAAGCGCGGCGCGAGAATCGAGTATGTGGAATGCTACCAGCGGGTGAAACCCAGTGGCGATCCGACGCTGCTAAAGCGGCTGTGGGCGAATAACGAGTTGCACGCAGTCACGGTAACCAGCAGCGAAGGACTGCGCAATTTATTCGAGAT
It encodes:
- a CDS encoding histidine kinase — encoded protein: MASINQNAYPGALPNFRNLGILLRILLLVNAVCLIAAVVKSTSLEQTLQEFTAIAALAEPILILSLLVLMVGGPWLSKLPFYRGAGIVLVLELCITTLVYRLGGNFFGGGIAPLERLWFFTLLMTAALIVYFNMLSRLLSPALAESRLQALQARIRPHFLFNSINAVLSLIRSDTKRAEVALEDLCDLFRVLMADNRQLSTLEQEVDLCRRYLSLEQLRLGERLQVEWHIDNMPRDAQIPPLVLQPLLENAVYHGIEPRTEPGVININIFLRNDQVQIVLRNPYQREGTHHAGNKMAMENIRERLSLHFDVEARLTAGLRGNLYQVQIVMPYLRSEK
- a CDS encoding uroporphyrinogen-III synthase, with product MMTTGPSAPSAAHRQALTGRNIVVTRPEKQAKELAELIRAEGGRAILFPAVEIIGAADLRPLRDSIDRLEQFDMAIFVSANAVTNAMSAIVKRRTLPETLRIAAIGAASRNALLRYGVKQVIHPTSRYDSEALLDLPELRDVVDKNIVIFRGQGGRELLGEILRKRGARIEYVECYQRVKPSGDPTLLKRLWANNELHAVTVTSSEGLRNLFEMMDATGKQMLREIPLFVPHQRIAEEARKLGLAAAVVTDASDAGLVRGLIEWFWSKTG
- the hemC gene encoding hydroxymethylbilane synthase, with the protein product MSNSSLSATPARIVIASRESALALWQARFIQHRLNALHPQLPISISGMTSLGDRLSDVPLAKIGGKALFVKELEEALQQGAADIAVHSMKDVPMRLPPGFTVAAITEREDARDAFVSNSFPDLDALPEGSVVGTSSLRRESQLRARYPHLKVNSLRGNVETRLKKLDQGQYAAIILAVAGLKRLGLEGRVTALLTLDQSLPAAGQGALGIECLSKREDLVRLLQPLNHHQTYVCVVAERAMSRILGGSCQVPLGAYAQLQGREIYLRGFIGTPDGSHVVSAEVRGEASKAETVGEVLAKALRTKGADKILAQLEGQGT
- the argH gene encoding argininosuccinate lyase gives rise to the protein MAKKIKPGSSTTRSGRFSEPVAELTKRYTASVDFDKRLAPYDIRASVAHARMLRAIGVLSAQDLAAIEKGLRQIADEIASNKFPWRLELEDVHMNIESRLIALIGDAGKRLHTARSRNDQVATDVRLYLREAIDDISNLIQAAQRALVDLAEKHPATVMPGFTHLQVAQPVTFGHHLLAYYEMLKRDCERLGDCRKRLNQLPLGSAALAGTGYPIDRMRVAKELEFDGVCENSLDAVSDRDFAIEFTACAALIMMHLSRFAEELILWMSPGFGFVEIADRFCTGSSIMPQKKNPDVAELLRGKTGRVNGHLVALLTLMKAQPLAYNKDNQEDKEPLFDTVDTVRNSLAIFAVMLPGIRVNREAMRRIASQGHATATDFADYLVRKGLPFRDAHLAVAKAVRHAAKRGCELSQLKLIDLKRFSKLVGNDVYPILSLEGSLKSRSHVGGTAPTQVKAAIARARKQ
- a CDS encoding LytTR family DNA-binding domain-containing protein, with the protein product MTGPLRIIIADDETPARNRLRELLADCAPAVPHELVGEAANGREAVELMSRVPADLLLLDIRMPEMDGIEVARHLLSLPQMPAVIFTTAYDLYAIQAFEVNAVDYLLKPVRSERLLAALQKASQMRPPGQEQLQKLARRPRTCLSVQERGKIVLIPIGEIIFLKAEQKYVTIRTNEREYLLEESLTNLEQEFVANFIRIHRNCLVAKNSITGFEKVAEDGGDSHWEVVLKGVQEKLPVSRRQQFIVKEFAK